From one Eptesicus fuscus isolate TK198812 chromosome 3, DD_ASM_mEF_20220401, whole genome shotgun sequence genomic stretch:
- the SON gene encoding protein SON isoform X3, whose translation MATNIEQIFRSFVVSKFREIQQELSSGRSEGQLNGETNTPIEGNQAGDAAASARSLPNEEIVQKIEEVLSGVLDTELRCKPDLKEASRKSRCVSVQTDPTDEVPTKKSKKHKKHKNKKKKKKKEKEKKYKRQPEESESKPKSHHEENMDLESDSFLKFDSEPSAMALEHPVRAFGLSEGSETPAVVLEPPVVSMEVSQPHTLETLKPATKTAELSVASTSVIAVQSEQTVAGMLEPPMTKILDSFSTAPVSTTTAVLKSSEPVVTMAGEYQMKSVLKPLECTSPEPSKTILEPPVAKEPEPSETLVVSSQAPIEVYPEPSTSTAMDIPESSETEDLRLPEQPAEVPSETADSSMTRSQEVLELPKHTAVELPESSVASAMQLPGPPATSMPELQGPPVTPGLELPGPSATPVPELPGPPSTPVPELLGPPATAVSELPGPSVTSVPQLSQELPGLPAPSMGLEPTQEVPEPPVMAQELPVQPAVTVAMELTEQPATTTELEQPVGMTAMEHPGQPEATTATTLLGQPEAAMVLELPGQPVATTALELPGQPSVTGVPELPGLPSATRALELSGQPVATGALELPGQLMATGALEFSGQAGAAGALELLGQPLATGVLELPGQPGAPELPGQPAATVALEISVQSVVTTELSTMTVSQSLEVPSTTALESYNTVAQELPTTLVGETSITVGVDPLMAQESHMLASNTMETHMLASNTMDSQMLASNTMDSQMLASNTMDSQMLASSSMDSQMLASSSMDSQMLASSSMDSQMLASSSMDSQMLATSSMDSQMLASSSMDSQMLASSSMDSQMLATSSMDSQMLATSSMDSQMLATSSMDSQMLATSSMDSQMLASGTMDSQMLASGTMDAQMLASGTMDAQMLASSTQDSSMLGSKSPDPYRLAQDPYRLAQDPYRLGHDPYRLGHDAYRLGQDPYRLGHDPYRLTPDPYRMSPRPYRISPRSYRAVPRPYRLAPRPLMLASRRSMMMSYAAERSMMSSYERSMMSYERSMMSPMAERSMMSAYERSMMSAYERSMMSPMAERSMMSAYERSMMSAYERSMMADRSMMADRSMMSSYSAADRSMMSSYSAADRTMMSSYTADRSMMSMAADSYTDSYTDTYTEAYMVPPLPPEEPPTMPPLPPEEPPMTPPLPPEEPPEGTALPTEQSALTAENTWPTEVPTLPPEESVSLPEPPVSQSEISEPSVVPASYSVSAAEPAMLVSEAAVTVPEPPLEPESAVASTPMETAALTQEHEVPERPGTYMVSETTMMSAEPTVLTSEPSLMSETAETFDSMRAAGHVASEVSVSVLEPAVTIPEPSESAPEPPAVAVPEPPAEAVPEPSAEAVGDLSAEVPEPLAVTVPGPLAMAVLEPSPEAIPEPVALVEPERVTVPVPVVSAPEPAVPVLEPAVSVQPNINSEPPVAVQEPTVTVAEPAVTVSEQTQIIPTEVVLESPSVLLKSGVITGMNLISTYQDLTPEIGMQEASMHSDEEPHAEEHLKNDSYESEHGMNRDLDINNHFIAKEMEHSTVSTASTGAVGETGEENTLAVSETEQCTVLATCPSVSEADVGGALSSAGPLAVEPDTLGTSKGFEFATVSALSSISKYDVETTQDTEHDMVISTSPSGGSEADIEGPLPAKDIHLDLPSNNFISNDTEGPLPIKESDQTLAVALSPKESSEDKEVPLPTKETVSESGFPANIEDINEADLVRPLLPKDMERLTSLRAGIEGPLLASEAERDKAAASPVVMSVPERASESSSEEKDDYEIFVKVKDTHEKSKKNKNRDKGEKEKKRDSSLRSRSKRSKSSEHKSRKRTSESRSRARKRSSKSKSRRSQTRSRSRSRRRRRSSRSRSKSRGRRSVSKEKRKRSPKHRSKSRERKRKRSSSRDNRKTVRARSRTPSRRSRSHSPSRRRRSRSVGRRSFSISPSRRSRTPSRRSRTPSRRSRTPSRRSRTPSRRSRTPSRRSRTPSRRSRTPSRRRRSRSVVRRRSFSISPVRLRRSRTPLRRRFSRSPLRRKRSRSSERGRSPKRLTDLNKAQLLEIAKANAAAMCAKAGVPLPPNLKPAPPPTIEEKVAKKSGGATIEELTEKCKQIAQSKEDDDVIVNKPHVSDEEEEEPPFYHHPFKLSEPKPIFFNLNIAAAKPTPPKSQVTLTKEFPVSSGSQHRKKEADSVYGEWVPVDKNGEENKDDDNVFSSNLPSEGRGKRQGRVKRQMKQPAASHLTVTRCNSLCGAKPQSEKHRIAENSVVTSLPNIGPSLHLWEGSPRYNYLASRFASRLYSSRFWW comes from the exons ATGGCGACCAACATCGAGCAGATCTTTAGGTCTTTCGTGGTCAGTAAATTCCGGGAAATTCAACAGGAGCTCTCCAG TGGAAGGAGTGAAGGCCAGCTCAATGGTGAAACAAATACACCTATTGAAGGAAACCAGGCAGGTGACGCAgctgcctctgccaggagccTACCGAATGAAGAAATAGTTCAGAAGATAGAGGAAGTCCTTTCTGGGGTCTTAGATACAGAACTCCGCTGTAAGCCAG ACTTGAAGGAGGCCTCCAGAAAAAGTAGGTGTGTGTCTGTACAAACAGACCCTACTGATGAAGTTCCCACCAAAAAgtcaaagaaacataaaaagcacaaaaataaaaagaagaaaaagaagaaagaaaaggaaaagaagtacAAAAGGCAGCCAGAAGAGTCCGAATCAAAGCCGAAATCACATCATGAAGAGAACATGGATTTAGAATCAGATTCCTTTTTGAAGTTTGATTCTGAGCCTTCAGCAATGGCACTGGAGCACCCTGTAAGAGCTTTTGGGCTATCTGAGGGCAGTGAAACTCCTGCAGTTGTGCTCGAACCTCCTGTAGTATCAATGGAGGTGTCACAGCCACACACCTTAGAAACTCTGAAGCCAGCTACAAAAACTGCAGAACTGTCCGTTGCATCTACATCAGTAATCGCTGTGCAATCGGAACAGACTGTGGCAGGAATGCTGGAACCACCCATGACAAAGATTCTGGATTCTTTTTCAACAGCACCGGTGTCTACTACAACAGCAGTGCTAAAGTCATCTGAGCCAGTTGTGACGATGGCGGGGGAGTATCAGATGAAGTCTGTGCTGAAACCTTTGGAGTGCACATCTCCAGAGCCATCAAAGACCATATTGGAGCCTCCGGTAGCAAAAGAGCCAGAGCCATCAGAAACCCTTGTGGTGTCCTCACAGGCGCCTATTGAGGTATACCCTGAGCCAAGCACATCAACAGCAATGGATATTCCAGAGTCTTCTGAAACTGAAGACCTGAGATTGCCAGAGCAGCCTGCAGAAGTACCGTCGGAGACTGCAGATTCATCCATGACAAGATCACAGGAGGTGCTGGAGCTACCCAAGCACACGGCGGTGGAGCTGCCGGAGTCGTCGGTGGCCTCAGCGATGCAGTTGCCGGGGCCACCTGCGACCTCCATGCCGGAGTTGCAGGGGCCCCCTGTGACTCCCGGGCTGGAGTTACCTGGGCCCTCTGCTACCCCGGTGCCAGAGTTGCCAGGGCCCCCTTCTACCCCAGTGCCTGAGTTGCTAGGGCCCCCTGCGACAGCAGTGTCTGAGTTGCCGGGGCCCTCGGTGACATCAGTGCCTCAGTTGTCGCAGGAATTGCCGGGGCTTCCAGCACCATCCATGGGGTTGGAGCCAACACAGGAGGTACCAGAGCCACCTGTGATGGCACAGGAGTTGCCAGTGCAGCCTGCGGTAACAGTAGCAATGGAGTTGACCGAGCAACCTGCGACGACGACAGAGCTGGAGCAGCCTGTGGGGATGACGGCGATGGAACATCCTGGGCAGCCTGAGGCGACCACAGCAACGACGTTGCTGGGGCAGCCTGAGGCAGCGATGGTGCTGGAGTTGCCAGGGCAACCAGTGGCAACGACAGCGCTGGAGTTGCCAGGGCAGCCTTCGGTGACTGGGGTGCCCGAGTTGCCAGGGCTGCCTTCGGCAACTAGGGCACTGGAGTTGTCTGGGCAGCCTGTGGCAACTGGGGCACTGGAGTTGCCTGGGCAGCTCATGGCAACTGGGGCACTGGAGTTCTCGGggcaggctggggcagctggAGCACTGGAGCTTTTGGGGCAGCCTCTGGCAACAGGGGTTCTGGAGTTGCCAGGGCAGCCTGGGGCGCCAGAGTTGCCTGGGCAGCCTGCGGCAACTGTGGCGCTGGAGATCTCTGTTCAGTCTGTGGTGACAACGGAGCTGTCAACGATGACCGTGTCGCAGTCCCTGGAGGTGCCCTCGACGACAGCGCTGGAATCCTATAATACGGTAGCACAGGAGCTGCCTACTACATTAGTGGGGGAGACTTCTATAACAGTAGGAGTGGATCCCTTGATGGCCCAAGAATCCCATATGTTAGCTTCTAACACCATGGAGACCCATATGTTAGCGTCCAACACTATGGACTCCCAAATGCTAGCGTCCAACACCATGGACTCCCAGATGCTAGCATCCAACACCATGGACTCCCAGATGCTAGCGTCCAGCTCCATGGACTCCCAGATGCTAGCGTCCAGCTCCATGGATTCCCAGATGCTAGCGTCCAGCTCCATGGACTCTCAGATGCTAGCGTCCAGCTCCATGGACTCCCAGATGTTAGCAACCAGCTCCATGGACTCCCAGATGCTAGCGTCCAGCTCCATGGACTCCCAGATGCTAGCGTCCAGTTCCATGGACTCCCAGATGTTAGCAACCAGCTCCATGGACTCCCAGATGTTAGCAACTAGCTCCATGGACTCCCAGATGTTAGCAACCAGCTCCATGGACTCCCAGATGTTAGCAACTAGCTCTATGGATTCTCAGATGTTAGCATCTGGCACTATGGACTCTCAAATGTTAGCTTCCGGCACCATGGATGCGCAGATGTTAGCGTCTGGTACCATGGATGCCCAGATGTTAGCATCTAGTACCCAAGATTCTTCTATGCTGGGTTCAAAATCTCCTGATCCCTACAGGTTAGCTCAGGATCCTTACAGGTTAGCTCAGGATCCCTATAGGTTAGGTCATGACCCTTATAGGCTAGGTCATGATGCCTATAGATTAGGGCAAGACCCTTATAGATTAGGCCATGATCCCTACAGACTAACTCCTGATCCCTATAGGATGTCACCTAGACCTTATAGGATATCACCCAGGTCCTATAGGGCCGTTCCCAGACCTTATAGGTTAGCACCTAGACCCCTGATGTTAGCATCTAGACGTTCTATGATGATGTCCTATGCTGCAGAACGTTCTATGATGTCATCTTATGAACGCTCTATGATGTCTTATGAGCGGTCTATGATGTCCCCTATGGCTGAGCGCTCCATGATGTCGGCCTATGAGCGCTCTATGATGTCAGCCTATGAGCGTTCTATGATGTCCCCTATGGCCGAGCGCTCCATGATGTCAGCTTACGAGCGTTCTATGATGTCAGCTTACGAGCGCTCCATGATGGCTGACCGATCAATGATGGCTGACCGGTCTATGATGTCATCTTACTCTGCTGCCGACCGGTCTATGATGTCATCGTATTCTGCAGCTGACCGAACTATGATGTCATCTTACACTGCTGACCGTTCAATGATGTCTATGGCAGCTGATTCTTACACCGATTCTTACACTGATACATATACAGAGGCATATATGGTGCCACCCTTGCCTCCTGAAGAGCCTCCAACAATGCCACCGTTGCCACCTGAAGAGCCACCAATGACTCCCCCATTGCCTCCCGAGGAACCGCCGGAGGGCACAGCATTACCCACTGAGCAGTCGGCATTAACAGCTGAAAACACTTGGCCTACTGAGGTGCCAACATTACCTCCTGAAGAGTCTGTGTCCCTGCCTGAACCGCCTGTGAGTCAAAGTGAGATTTCAGAGCCTTCGGTAGTGCCTGCTAGTTATTCAGTGTCAGCAGCAGAGCCTGCCATGTTAGTGTCAGAGGCTGCCGTGACTGTTCCAGAGCCACCGCTGGAGCCAGAGTCTGCGGTTGCATCAACACCTATGGAGACTGCTGCACTAACACAAGAGCATGAAGTTCCAGAGAGACCAGGGACTTACATGGTATCTGAAACTACCATGATGTCAGCTGAACCAACTGTGCTAACATCAGAGCCTTCTCTTATGTCAGAGACCGCAGAAACCTTTGATTCCATGAGAGCTGCAGGACATGTTGCCTCCGAGGTATCTGTGTCTGTCCTGGAGCCTGCAGTAACTATTCCAGAGCCGTCCGAGAGTGCTCCAGAGCCCCCAGCTGTGGCTGTCCCGGAGCCCCCAGCCGAGGCGGTCCCAGAGCCCTCAGCTGAGGCTGTCGGAGATCTCTCAGCTGAGGTCCCGGAGCCCTTGGCTGTGACGGTCCCTGGGCCACTGGCCATGGCTGTACTGGAGCCATCACCTGAGGCTATCCCAGAGCCCGTGGCCTTGGTTGAGCCAGAGCGTGTTACCGTTCCTGTGCCAGTTGTTTCTGCCCCGGAGCCTGCTGTACCTGTCCTGGAACCAGCAGTGTCAGTTCAACCTAACATTAATTCAGAACCCCCTGTTGCTGTCCAAGAACCTACAGTGACAGTTGCAGAGCCTGCTGTCACTGTCTCAGAGCAGACTCAAATAATACCAACGGAGGTGGTTTTAGAGTCTCCATCTGTGCTGCTGAAGTCTGGTGTTATAACAGGAATGAATTTAATATCTACTTATCAAGATCTTACTCCAGAGATTGGTATGCAGGAGGCTTCCATGCACTCAGACGAAGAGCCACATGCTGAAGAGCACCTGAAGAATGACTCTTATGAAAGTGAACATGGTATGAATAGAGACCTTGATATAAACAATCATTTCATTGCTAAAGAGATGGAACATAGCACAGTGTCCACTGCCAGCACTGGTGCTGTTGGTGAAACTGGTGAAGAGAACACTTTGGCCGTCAGTGAGACTGAACAATGCACAGTGTTGGCTACCTGCCCTAGTGTTAGTGAAGCCGATGTGGGAGGAGCTCTGTCTTCTGCTGGTCCTCTTGCTGTTGAACCTGACACATTGGGAACTAGTAAGGGTTTTGAATTTGCCACAGTATCTGCTCTCAGTTCAATCAGTAAATATGATGTTGAAACTACTCAAGATACTGAACATGACATGGTGATTTCCACTAGCCCCAGTGGGGGTAGTGAGGCTGACATAGAGGGACCTTTGCCTGCTAAAGACATTCATCTTGACTTGCCATCTAATAACTTTATTAGCAATGATACAGAAGGACCATTACCTATAAAAGAGAGTGACCAGACATTAGCAGTTGCTCTCAGCCCTAAAGAAAGTAGTGAAGATAAAGAAGTACCACTCCCTACTAAAGAGACAGTGTCTGAATCTGGATTTCCTGCCAATATTGAAGATATTAACGAAGCAGATTTAGTGAGACCATTACTTCCTAAGGACATGGAACGTCTGACAAGCCTCAGAGCTGGTATTGAAGGACCTTTACTTGCAAGTGAAGCGGAACGTGACAAGGCTGCTGCCAGTCCAGTTGTAATGAGTGTGCCAGAGAGAGCTTCAGAGTCCTCTTCAGAGGAAAAAGATGATTATGAAATTTTTGTGAAAGTTAAGGACACACatgaaaaaagcaagaaaaataagaatcGTGATaaaggtgagaaagaaaagaaaagagactcTTCACTAAGATCTCGAAGTAAGCGGTCCAAGTCTTCAGAACACAAATCACGCAAGCGTACCAGTGAATCTCGTTCTAGGGCAAGGAAGAGGTCATCTAAGTCCAAGTCTCGTCGCTCTCAAACACGTTCAAGGTCACGTTCCAGACGCAGAAGGAGGAGCAGCAGGTCAAGATCAAAGTCTAGAGGAAGGCGATCTGTATCAAAAGAGAAGCGCAAAAGGTCTCCAAAGCACAGATCCAAgtccagggaaagaaaaagaaaaagatcaagcTCCAGGGATAATCGGAAAACTGTGAGAGCTCGGAGTCGAACCCCAAGTCGGCGGAGTCGGAGTCACAGTCCAAGTCGGCGAAGAAGATCTAGATCTGTGGGGAGAAGGAGCTTTAGCATTTCCCCAAGCCGGAGGAGCCGCACCCCAAGCCGGAGGAGCCGCACCCCAAGCCGACGGAGCCGCACCCCAAGCCGACGGAGCCGAACCCCAAGCCGAAGGAGCCGAACCCCAAGCCGACGGAGCCGAACTCCTAGCCGACGGAGCCGAACTCCTAGCAGACGGAGAAGATCCAGGTCTGTGGTGAGAAGACGAAGCTTCAGTATATCACCAGTCAGGTTAAGGCGATCACGAACACCCTTGAGAAGAAGGTTTAGCAGATCTCCCCTCCGACGTAAACGATCCCGATCTTCGGAAAGAGGCAGATCGCCTAAACGTCTGACAGATTTGA ATAAGGCTCAGTTACTTGAAATAGCCAAAGCTAACGCAGCTGCCATGTGTGCTAAGGCTGGTGTTCCTCTGCCGCCAAACCTAAAGCCCGCACCGCCGCCTACCATAGAAGAGAAGGTCGCTAAAAAGTCAGGAGGCGCTACTATCGAAGAACTAACGGAG